The genomic window CATATAGCTCATTATTCAAAACCAGTACCTCTCTACTTTTCTAGCTCACTCTCTTTAGTACTACAGATCAAAAAATCTACCAGGACTTAAAATCCATTTATCCTTTACTTTCACTGTCCCCTATCCCATCACTTTATCCCAGCTTAAATTCCATGGTCAATCATTATAACCACTTCCCTGCATATGTATCTTGCCAATTCTCACTTGTAATTCTTGGCTAAACTCATACCCTGGAAAACCCAACTCTCTGCCTACATCCCTGCAGCTGGTCATGACTGGAGAAAAACCAGTTCTACTTTAAATTCACAACATTATGACCATTTTCACTAACCTAAATTGGACCCTAATGGCGCTTGGCAATTATCTTTCCCTAGTCCACTTCACTTACCCACTCTGAAGAAATCATTTCACACTTTCTCCTCTGTCCTCAAAAAGTAGCACTGTCAccatctttataaataaatagaagtatCCAAGGAGAACTTCCAATCTTTCATTGTATTACCACCCACCTATATCCATCATGTACTCTaccttttctcctgtttttaagGATGGCCTTGCTCCTTGCTAAGGTCAACAATTTCACATGTCCACTAAATCCCATCTATTCTCAACATTATTCAGcatttttccctctttccaaCAATAAAAGTTTTCTCTTAGATTAATTCATCACCATACAAAAAAGATGCTGTGATTTCTccaagttaaaaaacaacaaactaattccTTTTCTCCTTAGACTACCAAcccatttccttctttcctgttCTCTCTTGTATTATTCCAATCAGCCTTTTTCACTCATTATTCCACCAAAATTTACTCTTATCAAGGACACCAGTGACTTCCATGTTGCCAAATTCACCTTATTGAACCTATCAGCAATATATGACAGAGTTGATCTTCTCTCCTTGAAAAGGCTTTCATTTAGTTTCACCTAAGTTTTTTTTCTACCTATTAGGCCACTCATTCTCAATCCATTAACTGTCATCTGCTAGAACACTCATCACTGAAGTACTCTAAGGCTGCTCCATACTTAGACTCCTTTTTTACATTTACAATCATTCCCCTGATCTTCCTATCTAGTCCTATGGCTGTATTTGTGCTGATCACTCCCCAGTTTATACCTCCAGCCCCTATCTCTCTCCTAAACACCACACTCATATATCCAGTGATCTACACAACATCTCCCCTTGAATGTTTCATATGCATGGCAGATTTTAACATTTCCAAAATGGAACTGATCAACCAAACCCCCAAATTGTTTGATATGAAATTACCTTTCTTCCTGGATAAGGAATGTGTGATAAATTTACAAACAATGCAAGGATGGAATAAGAAAGTAGTGTAGTTATGCAGTACATGTGTGGGGCTGACTTCGACCCCCTATAGGCATTGTCTATAAACCATGTTCTGGCCAAATGACTGGTTCAGGAATGAGTAAATGAGCAAGAGGACTTTTCTGACAGAGCTCTTGAGAGACTGTCTCCATTCCCTGTGATTACTAAAATGGTGGTTAAGTCTAAGACTGCAAAAAGCAATCTTGTTGACCACACTGAGACCCTAATAAGAACTGGAGAAAGAGTCCAGCTGGCACTGCATGTGCGGACCCTTCCCCACCTCCATCCAGCTTTGCCTGAAGCTAAACCACCCCTGGACATCTTTTATACAAACCAGTAACTCCTTCTTTTCTACTCTGGCAAATTTCTGTCTCTTGGAAATACAGATATCAAGGGAAGCAAAGACCAAGAGCTTGTATGAGTATGGTATATGTCTGAACTTCCCTAGTTTACAGTCAGCAGCAAAAAAACACATAGCAAGCAATGGGTCATGGAATTGGCTTAGTTCCATGGATATACTATATGGCTAGGTTCTCCATTCCTGTTTGAACCTTGGTTGCAAGAGATTAATTATTAAGCTAAGCATGATACCTACAGctaatttttcttcttgttcttcAGCTTTCTGCACATCTATCTCCCACTGCTGAAAGAGGGTCAAAAACTGCTGAGAATATTCATGGATAAGTTTCTGCctgtaaaaaataatgaatactgTCATTTTCCAtaacaacatgaaaaaaatacacatacccatattaaaaacaaaattgactTGACAGAATTATACTATTAAAAAGAGGGAATAATAGCAACACTTACACCTTCTGATGGGAAAACAAGTAAAATGTAAGATTTATGCTGattcctgaaatatttttttcctatcaaGCTAACAGAGGAGCTCTCTCACATGCTTTAGCTCTTGAAAACCAAGGAATTTTACTgtttataaatttttcaaaaaaaattcattttttaatctccaagcagtttttttcattttctcctacTGAATATAAGTTCTGATATGATAAGTAGTTTAATGAGGTTATCATATTTATTATAAGAAGTTTTACAAATGGATTATTTCACTTGTTCCCCATTTTGGCACAATGAAGACTTTATACAAAAGAATAATCAATACAATTCAACTAAAATATACAACTTATTTACAATATATAAATTGACCTTTTTATCTACATTGTTGAATATGTTAATTATCACAAGACTAAcaatttaaagacatttttcttgAATTCAGCAAGTGTTATTTCTAGAATGAATATACATTACCTTTATAGTAAAAAACCTAAATTGTTATTTGAAAGAGGGGAAAAGGCCATCTTTTTAGACTTCTAGGAAATACATCTCAATTCTACAGGGTGAGATTAAAGGATTAAGGGACTTACTTGCTTAAGAGAAAAATCAGgccaaatatatttttcacaatAGAGATGCCAATAAATAGAATACAACAGGATTTTGCTTAAGTAGTCATTTACACTCAGGAGTatgaagaaatgataaaaatgttgtggctctgaaaaaaaaaacaataaatttacCTCTGTTCTTGTTGTGCTTTCCAAAaatgttcaattttctggttacTGGTTTTGCGTGAAGTTTTGGTATACATTTCCAATCTTTTTGTCTTTGCAAGAAGAGTCTTGTTAATGTCAGCTATGttgaaaatattcattaaaatttaatgctgaagaaaatattttgttcccAAATATTCAAAATCAGTATGGGTATAGTTAAACAATACTGTTAAAGAGGACATTTAAAACTACAGTGCCACTACAAcaagaatgaaccttgaagacatcatgttgaagaaaggaagccagacgcaaaagaacaaatactgtatgatttctcaTACATGAAAGTCTTAGTATGAGCaaattcacagaaacagaaagaatagTAGTTATCAAAGGTGGAGGAGTGAGGAATGAGTTTCCTTTTGAGACTGTTCTGCAAATAATGGTGAGTCACACAATATTGTCAAtatacgggaaacggactttggcccagtggttagggcgtccgtctaccatatgggaggtccgcggttcaaaccccgggcctccttgacccgtgtggagctggccatgcgcagtgctgatgcgcgcaaggagtgccgtgccacgcaagggtgtcccccgcgtgggggagccccgcgtgggggagccccacgcgcaaggagtgcgcccgtgaggaaagccgcccagcgcgaaaagaaagagcaccctgcccaggaatggcgccgcccacacttcctgtgccgctgacgacaacagaagcggacaaagaaacaagacgcagcaaatagacaccaagaacagacaaccaggggagggggggaaattaaataaataaataaatctttaaaaaaaaaaatatattgtcaaTATACTTAATATTACAGAATTGTTcactaaaaatggttaaaatgagtttttatgtatgttttattacaatttttaaaattttttctaaaaagtaaaaaatagggCATAATTTCAAAAGCAAGAATATTTGCTGACTTTTTTTCCATAGAAAACTTAAGTTACTAATATCTCAATTCTAATTTTCCTAAAagcagataattttttaaatataggggTGCTAGAAAAGACCTGACAAAAGTTTCTATTTTCCAAAACAAGAGTCTCAAAAACAGACTTTAATATCCTCTtgagaaaacacattttataaaggctaaatttttctaaatttatcaATTACCCTCTAATTAAAGGACACTTTTAAATGAATAATTGTTAGAACTATTACATAAAACTCAGAAAAGTATTCTATTAAAAAGCATAATCCGAAAAACATAAAGACGAAGACTGAGGTGACTATTTTTAATATAGTCAgctatacttttaaatatattttttactaataCAAAGGTCAATTCTAGTTTAAGCATATATCTAAATAAATTCACACAAGAACACAAATACTTGTGGAGCTTTCTGTATGATAATTTTTACCTATAAACACTGCATTTTGTAAAAAACTGTTAGTACTTCAAATACTATATCACTAAATGTATGCTTTAATGTTATGGATCTACCATCAACAATTTTTTAGTAACAGTGATGGGACTGCATTACTATGCAAATATTTTATGCTTCGCATATCCATCTATAATAAATGCATATGACAGCTCACAAAAACACACATTTTACTTCATATagatgaggttccaggttcaatacccggtacctccttaaaaaaaaaaaccaaccaacatGAAAAAAAACTTGGTTGTATAAATTATCTGTATAGAGAAGCCAAATACCAGCTCTTTTTGAAGAGTATTATCATCTAACACAGTTAATGTAACTGTATTTGACATAGCATTTAAACTTACATATTTTTGGATTTTATTATACATTTCTCATTAACAACAAAGGTTGTGTTTAGGTCTCAACTACATAgtttattaatgtaaaaataataaaaattatttcagagGCTTTAAATTAAACTGTCGAGCACCCCTGAAGATAAAAAAGCATCAAGAGTTATagaaaatagggaagtggatttggtccaatAGATAGGgtattcgcctaccacatgggaggtacaaggttcaaacccagggcctccgtgacccgtgtggagctggcccatgcgaggtgctgatgcgtgcgagcagtgccgtgccacacaggggtgtcccctgtgtaggctagccccacgtgcaaggagtgcgacctgtaaggagagctgcccagcgtgaaagaaagtgcagcctgcccaggagtggtgccgcacacacggggagctgacacagcaacatgacAAAACAAAACGCGACACAGATTCTGGCACTGCTGACAAGAACTCAAGCAGACACAtaagatgacacagtgaatggacacagcagacaactgtgggggtggggaaggaaagaaaaataaataaaaataaatcttttaaaaaaaatgatacataTATCATGATTATCCACctctttttatatataaagattccgtaaaaattattaaaaagttatAGAAAATGACTAAATTTAGTAAATGAAAAACTGCTATATATAcgtatacacacaaatatatgtgtatattcatgtatatatatgcatagatCACATACTCTGTGAACACAAAGAGGGAAATATGTCACATTCATGTTTCTTCTTCTAATATTCCAGTCTAATAAATTCACATGTGTATAAAAGAACTATTCTTACCTCATCATTGTGTCATTCTCACTCTTCAACTGGAAACAATGAGTAAGGGAATCTACAAAGCTGAATTCACACTAAATACTTAAGCAAAATCCTATCTATGAGACACAAAACATTCTTGTAGTTCACTGATTAACATTTCCTATTATACAAATCAGATGgattaaatcaattttatataaAGACAATTATCTCCTGAAACATACCTCCAAATCTTTCCAACATATTGTGTACTTCACCCCTGTGAagaaagtacattaaaaaatgttttattaaaggtacatttaaaaaacatacactTTTTGGAAGAAATAGCATATGCCAAATATTTTATGTACAATACTTGTTAAGACACTGAAGTAGCCTATTCTTACATTACTTTATCTAACAGACAAAAATTAGTTCGAATACATTACCCCATATCTGCCTCAATCATTTCAGTGCAAGGCCTTTTCTTTCCATGCTTATCAATTACTGGAAACTTTTCTGCAcagacaagttaaaaaaaaaaaaaagaacatttttaaaattaagtatgcTTTTGGTGATTTTTAATGGAATAATTGCTTCATTGTGTAGTCTTTCTTGGGCTATTTGCCAACAAAAGGGTTAAAGCAAACATATAAATGCAATACTTTCTCTGCAGGTCAGATAAAATTAAATTACAATCCAGGACGATTTTACAGGGACAATTTTACAAGCCTTTCTGGGACAATGTCATAGTAACCATTTTGGAAATAATGGCTACAAAATTAGTGATGCTATATAAGCTTTCATACATAACTCATATAGGAGTAGGTGGATCAAATGAGAATGTGAAAATGCTTTACAATGCTTCATTATGTTTAAAATTTAGTGGTTTGAAAACAAACAACTGTACTACCCAGAGATATTAGATATACTGTACCTTCTACAATACCCTCCTCTGAGCCATCCAgatctttcttgtcttcttttccaAAGTCGTAAACTCGTATAACCTGATCCTCCATTGCTGGCTTCACAGATTTCTCGGTATGCTTTCTTCCAAAGGGTGCCATAATTAGatattttctgacttttaaaattaGAGATATTGAGTAAGGATTCTCTCAGTTAAACAGTAGTCTGCAGTCTCCTCATTTCTTTTGGTAGACGAAAAAGGTAACAGATAAAGCCAGCAGCAGCCCTGGCTCCAGGTCTGCTGTGAGCTCTGATGCAGACTGAATCGGCCGACAGGGTGATCCTAATTTTGGTCCGGCCTCTGCCAGACTCGTGCTGGCTAAATGTGGGGAGACCTCGTTTCAGTCAGAAAATAGAAACGTGCTTGTTGGGAGAACTGATCACGAACATGCGAAAAATGAGCTTCAAGCCatacaaacacaaaagaaaaacgTTCTGCAACCTGTGTGCCTTAGCAAATTAAAGTCCACCTAAGATTTCCACAACATATACACTGAGGAAAAAGAGGCGCTCCTAGTTCATTTCAATAGTTTCTGACGGGCTGGGGCCAGGAGGAGGGAGACACACACCACGCAGGCCCTCAGGGAGGTAAACCTTCTAACGGCATCCCCACAGGCCTACACCCACCTCAGCGGCCTCCTTTCCACCCGCTCCTCTCCACTCGAGGCCCTGCCCTCAGTGGCGTTCGTCGCCTCCATTTTCCTGTCAGAGGCCCTAGGTCAACGCCACGGGGAAGATTTACCTCACCGGTCACAAGTCTCCAATGGCCCCAAATGCCCAGCTGGACAAACTGCTCCCGCTCCTCAGGCCTGAAAGAAACCCCAAAGGCCATGGGCAACAGTTACAGGTCTCCCGAGATAAGCCCCACAAGTGCAGCCTCCCTTAACCGCGTCTCTCACCCCACGCGACCGCCTTGGCTGCCGCGACGCTGAGCTGAGGCGCGGTGGGATTCGCGCGGCAATAAAGCCAGCCTCGCACGTCGCTGATTGGTGGGAGGAGCGCGCATGCGTGCTGTGACCCCCGGCGCTCCGCCCCTACGGAGAGACCAGGCTTGCGGACTGGCTACCCAAGAACCCTTGAGGGGTGCCGCGCGCTGGTGGCTGACCCGGGCCttgttgctttccttttctttttaaattaaagccaaatatttttatacttaaaaattaCAGAAGAATCTGTTATGAAACACGATGAACCTACCACCTAATTTGTGAGGTAGAACTTGAACACTACCCACTGCATCTCCTCAGAGTCCTTTCCGTACGCCCCCTCTCCTCAGAGATTATAAATATCACCCCGAATTTTATGTAAAATCATTCAGCCCTCCTATTTCCTAAGTTTTTGTTACCAAATATGTACGTATCCTTAAGGAACGCATCCTAGTTTTGTGTGCTTTGAGGCTTTAGAAAAATTGCACCATATTCTATGTAGTATCCTAACACTCTTTCACTCGACGTCTTCACTAAGAAGATCTATGTTATTTTATTACATGTAACCACAGCTCTttcattttcactgctgtataatatttcattgtgagaaaatttatccatttttcttgcTCATGGACAGCTAAGCTCTTTCCAGCTAGAGCCTTTATAAACAATTCTATGAATATTCCCATCTCTTGCATATGGTCTAAAGTTTTCCGAGTGTCTAGGAGTGGAACATGCTAGCTCATAAGCGAGGTGATATTCAGTAATGCTAAACTTGTCTAATTTGTACTGCCACCAGCAGAGTGAGTTCCCATTGTTACATTTACTCACAATCATGGTATAGTCAGATTTCTTCATTGTTTCCATTCTAGTGAGTGTAGCAATAGGCAGGCTTGTGAAACCACATCAGCCAACAGAGTTCAGCAGCTGATGCTTTGGGTCTTCCGAGGCTTAGTTATAAAAATGCCATGAAATCCTGCCTTGCTCTTTTGAGATGCTTACTCTTAGAATTCATCCACCATGCTCTGAAGAAACTAAAATAGCCCAGGGTGGGACTATTGAGGAAAAGAGAGGGACCCATCCCAAAGCCCCATTTAAACATTCAGCCAAAAATCAGCACAACTTCTCAGACATGGGAGTGAGCCATTTTGGAATTCCTCCATCCCCAGGTTGAGCAATCCCATGTGACACCAAAccctaaacaaaacaaatgctGATCATTActttaagtcactaaatttgtCATGGAGCAATAGATAACTGGAACACTTCTCTTGTACTGAGAAAGTGTttaaagtctcctattattattgtttttctatttctccttataTGTCCTAAAATTTCTACTTAATACTTCTCATAAAGCCTTTCATCTAACTTAGTCCTGAGGCCCTAAATTGTGATAatttcttccaaatatatttctgtTTCCTTCAGGCAGGGATTAAGGTGTACTGCAGACCAGGGACACTTTTCAAGGGTCCAGTTTTAGGGTGGGAATCTCATATGAATCTCCTCTATTCTACAGTGAGCCTAAAAGTTTATTCTCTGAGCCCAGCATTGGTATTAGCAATATTTGCTTTCATGTTTGCCTACTGCTTACTGTTCTTGTTTTAGCTTTTATCTAAGAGAGCTTAGAGAACTCCCTTACTTTCCGGAAgcacagaaatacatttaaaatatatgtttcctCAGAGCCGCCACAAAATATTCCATCTATTAGTGTTTCATACAAAGTTCTCTTCTCCAATCTGGGCTTTTTACAGTTTATCCAATATGCCAAAGCTATTTCGCACCACAGGACCTTTGCACAGCCCAACTTTGTAGATTTTTGGTTGAtcctcctttctttgtctttgcacTCTGACTTGTGCAGCCTTTCTCTATTCACCATACACTGTTTTAGAATCATCTGTTTGTCTAAGAATTTACTATTCTCCCTCCCTTTGACTATGCTGGAAAACTGACTAATTCTAACGAAGAagatttaaaatttagaattcaGTTGATCACTGTTTACacacaaataaaaacatttgtgAGTGGAggggatgttgctcaagtggttgagcgtttgcttcccatgtatgagttccagggtttgatcccttgcacctcctaaaaacaaacaaaatttgtgCGTTTCACTGCCCTTTACTGATTTACATGATGAATTTAGTTATCTAAGAATCCACTGAATAGGTATTAGAGTAAACccattttaaatttaagaaactcTGGttcaaagattaaaaatatttactcaagATCTCAAAGCTAAGTTGCAGAGCTAGGCTAGAACCTCGATATTTTGACTTCATTGCTCTCCCACCCCACTCGCCTGCCTCTGTTCTGTCTTATTTGTTGTTCTTGAAATAAACATCTTTACCTGTGAATAGTGATCTCTAGTAGTGTTATCCATCTTCCAAtagcaaagaaaatattttgtagcaTATTGACCGTAGACTAGAAAGCCCTTTATAAAGGTGCTGCTTTCAATGCAAATTTCAAAATGAAGTAATAAAGGAAAGCACCACTGTTACATTTGGAAATGCAATGAAAAGGCCTCAAAAATAAATTCATTGAAGAGTTCATGCAGACcagaacagatgaaaagaaaacagaacccaTCCTCTACATAGCAAAACTCAAACAATAGGCTGAAATAATTTAGTTAGCATTTATGAAAACCAGGAGTCATTATCCAATTCCTGAATACTGGTCATGCAATCAAGACAAGTATGTAAAACTAAATATCTATACCTATTCATAGATTAAGATATGCTAAAATAGAAAAAGCAGCTTTACAATGTGTAATGTAGTTTAGTTAATTTATTGTATTTGCCATCTTA from Dasypus novemcinctus isolate mDasNov1 chromosome 12, mDasNov1.1.hap2, whole genome shotgun sequence includes these protein-coding regions:
- the LOC101434394 gene encoding synaptonemal complex protein 3-like isoform X2, translated to MAPFGRKHTEKSVKPAMEDQVIRVYDFGKEDKKDLDGSEEGIVEEKFPVIDKHGKKRPCTEMIEADMGGEVHNMLERFGADINKTLLAKTKRLEMYTKTSRKTSNQKIEHFWKAQQEQRQKLIHEYSQQFLTLFQQWEIDVQKAEEQEEKLANIFRQQQKIFQQSRIVQSQRLKAIKQLYEQFVKSMEDLEKNHENVFSGAQNELRKEMAVLQKKFMKDTQQQEMASVRKSLQSILF
- the LOC101434394 gene encoding synaptonemal complex protein 3-like isoform X1, which gives rise to MRAPPTNQRRARLALLPRESHRASAQRRGSQGGRVGPEEREQFVQLGIWGHWRLVTVRKYLIMAPFGRKHTEKSVKPAMEDQVIRVYDFGKEDKKDLDGSEEGIVEEKFPVIDKHGKKRPCTEMIEADMGGEVHNMLERFGADINKTLLAKTKRLEMYTKTSRKTSNQKIEHFWKAQQEQRQKLIHEYSQQFLTLFQQWEIDVQKAEEQEEKLANIFRQQQKIFQQSRIVQSQRLKAIKQLYEQFVKSMEDLEKNHENVFSGAQNELRKEMAVLQKKFMKDTQQQEMASVRKSLQSILF